The following are encoded together in the Vigna unguiculata cultivar IT97K-499-35 chromosome 2, ASM411807v1, whole genome shotgun sequence genome:
- the LOC114173308 gene encoding F-box/kelch-repeat protein At1g26930-like, producing MLDGRSCVVPRLFSSTCQAENDWSYMKCLLELDIKNGKRPMEIDDVEDEPQQPRKCTRKLDSYNRVEMARISFQRQSIEAKDSVVSQMDQETIEPLNVCEGVVGEGGALTDRRLLGEQEHEEGDGDLMDVGDHQSDGQHQAKPGDLSDEHRLQHDENLMNSSEQQSEQQQQQHGGDSSDSGSLLPRMNRDSSIACLSRCSRSDYGSLASLNRSFRNIIRSGELYQWRRLNGIMEHWIYFSCALLEWEAYDPIRQRWMHLPRMASNECFMCSDKESLAVGTELLVFGRELRSHVIYRYSLLTNSWTSGMRMNAPRCLFGSASLGEIAILAGGCDSEGHILDSAELYNSETQTWETLPSMKKPRKMCSGVFMDGKFYVIGGIGGSDSRVLTCGEEYNVQSRTWTEIPNMSPGRSSRGPEMPATAEAPPLVAVVNDELYAADYADMEVKKYDKEEKVWISIGRLPERAVSMNGWGLAFRACGDKLIVIGGPRTHGEGFIELNSWVPSAGPPHWDLLARKRSGNFVYNCAVMGC from the coding sequence ATGTTGGACGGTCGTTCGTGCGTTGTTCCGAGGTTGTTTTCCAGCACTTGCCAGGCAGAGAACGACTGGTCTTACATGAAGTGCTTGCTGGAGTTGGACATCAAGAATGGAAAGCGCCCTATGGAGATTGATGATGTCGAGGATGAGCCCCAGCAGCCGAGGAAGTGTACTAGGAAGTTGGATTCTTACAATAGAGTTGAAATGGCTCGAATTTCCTTTCAGAGGCAATCTATTGAGGCCAAGGATTCCGTCGTTTCCCAGATGGATCAGGAGACTATTGAGCCATTGAACGTTTGTGAAGGAGTTGTCGGAGAAGGTGGAGCTTTGACCGACCGGCGGCTACTGGGTGAGCAAGAACATGAGGAGGGTGAtggtgatttgatggatgttggTGACCATCAATCCGATGGACAGCATCAGGCTAAGCCTGGGGATTTATCAGATGAACACCGGTTGCAGCATGATGAGAATCTAATGAATTCAAGTGAGCAGCAATCtgagcagcagcagcagcagcatgGTGGGGATTCTTCAGATTCCGGTTCTCTCTTGCCACGCATGAACCGTGACAGCTCAATCGCGTGTCTCAGCCGGTGTTCAAGGTCAGACTACGGTTCTCTAGCCTCGCTGAATAGGAGCTTCCGGAACATAATCCGAAGTGGTGAACTCTACCAATGGAGGAGACTAAATGGGATTATGGAGCACTGGATTTATTTTTCCTGCGCCCTTCTGGAATGGGAGGCCTATGATCCAATCCGTCAGAGATGGATGCATTTGCCAAGAATGGCTTCTAATGAATGCTTCATGTGTTCAGACAAGGAATCTTTAGCTGTAGGAACCGAGCTACTTGTGTTTGGGAGGGAGCTAAGGTCTCATGTGATTTACAGATACAGTCTGTTGACAAACTCATGGACATCTGGAATGAGGATGAATGCTCCAAGATGCTTGTTTGGCTCAGCAAGTCTTGGAGAGATTGCAATATTAGCTGGTGGGTGTGATTCAGAGGGACACATCCTTGACTCTGCTGAATTATACAATTCCGAGACTCAAACATGGGAAACACTGCCAAGTATGAAGAAACCCAGGAAAATGTGTTCTGGGGTGTTTATGGATGGAAAGTTTTATGTGATAGGGGGGATTGGGGGGAGTGATTCAAGGGTGCTAACATGTGGAGAGGAGTACAATGTTCAGAGCAGAACATGGACAGAGATTCCAAACATGTCCCCGGGAAGAAGTAGTAGGGGTCCTGAGATGCCTGCAACGGCTGAGGCACCACCTTTGGTTGCAGTTGTAAATGATGAACTTTATGCTGCTGATTATGCTGACATGGAGGTTAAGAAGTATGACAAGGAAGAAAAAGTGTGGATTAGCATTGGGAGATTGCCAGAACGAGCGGTGTCGATGAATGGTTGGGGTCTTGCATTCAGGGCGTGTGGAGATAAGCTTATTGTGATTGGTGGACCAAGGACTCATGGTGAGGGTTTTATTGAACTCAATTCATGGGTGCCTAGTGCAGGGCCTCCACACTGGGATCTACTTGCTAGGAAACGTTCTGGCAATTTTGTCTATAATTGTGCTGTCATGGGATGTTGA